Proteins found in one Muntiacus reevesi chromosome 2, mMunRee1.1, whole genome shotgun sequence genomic segment:
- the COX4I2 gene encoding cytochrome c oxidase subunit 4 isoform 2, mitochondrial isoform X2, whose protein sequence is MSFRAAWSLTLRKGGLGMRGIHSPGSTAHGKEKMPPYTNYHAQRSYPMPEEPFCMELNAEQQALKEKEKGSWTQLSHAEKVACLLIWWQRVYVFPKKPITLTDERKAQQLQRILDMKGNPVQGLASRWDYEKKEWKK, encoded by the exons ATGTCCTTCAGAGCTGCCTGGAGCTTGACCCTGAGGAAAGGGGGCCTTGGAATGCGAGGGATCCACAGCCCAGGAAGCACCG CCCACGGCAAGGAGAAGATGCCCCCCTACACTAACTACCATGCCCAGCGCTCCTACCCCATGCCGGAGGAGCCCTTCTGCATGGAACTCAACGCTGAGCAGCAGGCCctcaaggagaaggagaagggcagCTGGACCCAGCTGAGCCACGCCGAGAAGGTGGCCT GTCTGCTGATTTGGTGGCAGCGGGTCTACG TGTTCCCTAAGAAGCCCATCACCCTGACGGATGAGCGGAAGGCCCAGCAGCTCCAGCGCATCCTGGACATGAAGGGCAACCCCGTGCAAGGCCTGGCCTCCCGGTGGGACTATGAGAAGAAGGAGTGGAAGAAGTGA
- the COX4I2 gene encoding cytochrome c oxidase subunit 4 isoform 2, mitochondrial isoform X1, translated as MSFRAAWSLTLRKGGLGMRGIHSPGSTAHGKEKMPPYTNYHAQRSYPMPEEPFCMELNAEQQALKEKEKGSWTQLSHAEKVALYRLQFHETFAEMNRRSNEWKTVTGCVFFFFGFTGLLIWWQRVYVFPKKPITLTDERKAQQLQRILDMKGNPVQGLASRWDYEKKEWKK; from the exons ATGTCCTTCAGAGCTGCCTGGAGCTTGACCCTGAGGAAAGGGGGCCTTGGAATGCGAGGGATCCACAGCCCAGGAAGCACCG CCCACGGCAAGGAGAAGATGCCCCCCTACACTAACTACCATGCCCAGCGCTCCTACCCCATGCCGGAGGAGCCCTTCTGCATGGAACTCAACGCTGAGCAGCAGGCCctcaaggagaaggagaagggcagCTGGACCCAGCTGAGCCACGCCGAGAAGGTGGCCT TGTACCGGCTCCAGTTCCATGAGACTTTTGCAGAGATGAACCGTCGCTCCAATGAGTGGAAGACAGTGACGGGCtgtgtcttcttcttctttggaTTCACAGGTCTGCTGATTTGGTGGCAGCGGGTCTACG TGTTCCCTAAGAAGCCCATCACCCTGACGGATGAGCGGAAGGCCCAGCAGCTCCAGCGCATCCTGGACATGAAGGGCAACCCCGTGCAAGGCCTGGCCTCCCGGTGGGACTATGAGAAGAAGGAGTGGAAGAAGTGA